A genomic segment from Arcobacter acticola encodes:
- a CDS encoding efflux RND transporter permease subunit: MNNKIDKNLNIAGKLSLAFINHPLTFIFGFFILALGYISLIVMPREENPQIKVSGGVVIVALPGANPSEIQKVIIEPLEKKIREIKGVENIYSFAKDSVGIVQVQYFIGENKEESNLKLYDQVMRNMDLMPQGAMQPIIKTMDIDTDIPIATIAFYANKIDGKDAILQTDLYNEVSKISKEINKIKDVALVDLKGEKKEQFNVQVDANKLAAYNLSLAQVMKQIQSLSYKTPNITTNTQSSSVVVFGIKQAIENINDLENLIISYNFQIPIYLKDIAKVEKSFDIQNKKEALIYIKDEKGDFEQSEQITLTASKLKGTNSVSINENIFAYMDSIKDELLAKNIKYIITRDDGYTANNAVNDLVANLLISIVIIAILLIFTLGFKEAMIVSVMVPMILSLTLFIGFIFGETINRITLFALIVSLGMLVDAAIIVIENIHRHKSESPNIDITNISINATNEIGNATNIATIAIIMTFIPMFFVGGMMGQFMHPLPVFVPISLAMSLFVAYAFTPYLVKKVL, encoded by the coding sequence ATGAATAATAAAATAGATAAAAATCTAAATATTGCAGGAAAACTATCCTTAGCTTTTATAAATCATCCTTTGACTTTTATCTTTGGATTTTTTATTCTAGCCTTAGGTTATATTTCACTAATTGTAATGCCAAGAGAAGAGAACCCTCAAATAAAAGTAAGTGGTGGTGTAGTAATTGTAGCACTTCCTGGTGCAAATCCAAGTGAAATACAAAAAGTTATAATTGAGCCTTTAGAGAAAAAAATCAGAGAAATAAAAGGTGTTGAAAACATCTATTCATTTGCAAAAGATTCAGTTGGAATCGTGCAAGTTCAATATTTTATAGGTGAAAACAAAGAAGAATCAAATCTAAAACTTTATGACCAAGTTATGAGAAATATGGATTTAATGCCACAAGGTGCAATGCAACCAATTATTAAAACAATGGATATAGATACAGATATTCCAATTGCTACTATTGCTTTTTATGCCAATAAAATAGATGGCAAAGATGCTATTTTACAAACCGATTTATATAATGAAGTAAGCAAAATATCAAAAGAGATAAATAAAATAAAAGATGTAGCTTTAGTTGATTTAAAAGGTGAAAAAAAAGAGCAGTTTAATGTACAAGTTGATGCAAATAAACTAGCAGCTTACAATCTTTCATTAGCTCAAGTTATGAAGCAAATACAATCTCTTTCGTACAAAACACCAAATATTACAACAAATACACAAAGTTCATCAGTAGTAGTTTTTGGAATAAAACAAGCAATAGAAAATATAAATGACCTAGAAAATCTAATAATCTCTTATAATTTCCAAATACCTATTTATCTAAAAGATATAGCAAAGGTAGAAAAATCTTTTGATATTCAAAATAAAAAAGAGGCTCTAATTTATATCAAAGATGAAAAAGGAGATTTTGAGCAATCAGAACAAATCACCCTAACAGCATCAAAACTAAAAGGGACTAACTCTGTAAGTATAAATGAAAATATCTTTGCATATATGGACTCTATAAAAGATGAATTATTAGCAAAAAATATCAAATATATTATCACAAGAGATGATGGTTATACTGCAAATAATGCTGTAAATGATTTAGTTGCAAATCTTTTGATTTCTATTGTTATTATTGCTATTTTACTTATTTTTACACTTGGATTTAAAGAAGCGATGATTGTATCTGTGATGGTTCCTATGATTTTATCACTTACTCTTTTTATAGGTTTTATTTTTGGAGAAACAATAAATAGAATTACGCTATTTGCACTAATAGTATCTTTAGGAATGTTAGTAGATGCAGCTATTATTGTAATTGAAAATATTCATAGACACAAAAGTGAATCACCAAATATTGATATTACAAATATTTCAATAAATGCAACGAATGAAATAGGAAATGCCACCAATATTGCAACAATTGCAATTATAATGACTTTTATTCCTATGTTTTTCGTAGGTGGAATGATGGGACAGTTTATGCACCCTCTTCCTGTTTTTGTACCTATTTCCTTAGCTATGTCATTATTTGTTGCATATGCTTTTACGCCATATTTAGTTAAAAAAGTTTTATAG
- a CDS encoding efflux RND transporter periplasmic adaptor subunit, whose protein sequence is MIKILLTTIFCVNLFANQLELSGTVISDNEKIITSRNMGYIKDVYVNEGSQVKKGDILYEIDSSSIDSNKKEVLLNLEILKNQEKNIQLNYNRYKRLQEQDLVSKYDLEQLELNLLNTKNMILITNAKLKEVDTQYDYLKIKAPNDGLIIKKSIKAGEMAMPSIPAFILTDLSNLLIKTDISETNLNSIKIGQSVDIEIASQNFKTKGVIEAIIPNTNAMTHSFILKISFNKENFNIYPGMYSKILIDLANAN, encoded by the coding sequence ATGATAAAAATATTACTAACAACTATTTTTTGTGTAAATTTATTTGCAAATCAACTAGAACTATCAGGAACAGTGATTTCTGATAATGAAAAGATTATTACAAGTAGAAATATGGGATATATCAAAGATGTTTATGTAAATGAAGGCTCTCAGGTAAAAAAAGGTGATATTTTATATGAAATAGATTCTTCTAGTATTGATTCAAATAAAAAAGAAGTTCTTTTAAATCTAGAGATTTTAAAAAATCAAGAAAAAAATATTCAATTAAACTACAACAGATATAAAAGATTACAAGAGCAGGATTTAGTATCTAAATATGATTTAGAGCAACTAGAATTAAATCTATTAAATACAAAAAATATGATTTTAATCACAAATGCAAAATTAAAAGAAGTTGATACTCAATATGATTATCTAAAAATAAAAGCCCCTAATGATGGTTTAATTATCAAAAAATCAATAAAAGCAGGTGAAATGGCGATGCCTTCTATACCTGCATTTATATTAACTGATTTATCAAATCTTTTAATAAAAACAGATATTTCAGAAACAAATCTAAATAGTATAAAAATAGGTCAAAGTGTTGATATAGAAATAGCTTCTCAAAACTTTAAAACAAAAGGGGTAATTGAAGCTATTATTCCAAATACAAATGCAATGACTCACTCATTTATATTAAAAATCTCTTTTAATAAAGAAAACTTTAATATCTATCCTGGAATGTATTCAAAAATTTTAATTGATTTAGCAAATGCTAATTAG
- a CDS encoding TolC family protein: MHKIYLSLLLVSFAYAQSVSFDKILETTIKNSKDLQKQKLNIESSKLDIENIDAVSYGKFSLSEEISRTNHSGYVFNSKLSSREATFNDFGFTPSAMAQAMAGQNVIPDNLNYPSARNNFNTKLTYDIPLFTGFKLSNQKDILKLQEQANSIKYNLDKKELEFEVLKAYNSAVVAKDFVKALEKAKESVLFMKNGAIAFHKEGLVTKIDVNEAKVYESNINSQLLEAKNNFQLALAYLGFLSSYDSITDVENLENIYFKFPNEKELYEQALKNRDEIKMQNIQVDASKKNIDIAKAAYYPTVFSRLEYGFNDDTLTLSQDKDYYMAMVGITITLFDNTRNIEKQKSKIEYAKATLNQEKLKDAIKLELKKAVLNLETKEKILLEKMQAKNLANDILEQAKLQYKNQLISMTTLLQQEANFRKNEALLIEARYEKSLALASLNLVLGKNIKEEKN, from the coding sequence ATGCATAAAATTTATTTATCATTATTACTAGTCTCTTTTGCATATGCACAAAGTGTTAGTTTTGATAAAATATTAGAAACAACTATAAAAAATAGTAAAGATTTACAAAAACAAAAACTAAATATAGAGTCTTCAAAACTGGATATAGAAAATATTGATGCTGTTTCTTATGGAAAATTCTCTCTTAGTGAAGAGATAAGCAGAACAAATCATTCAGGTTATGTTTTTAATTCAAAACTATCTTCAAGGGAAGCCACTTTCAATGATTTTGGATTTACTCCATCAGCTATGGCACAAGCTATGGCTGGACAAAATGTTATTCCTGATAATTTAAACTATCCAAGTGCAAGAAACAACTTCAACACAAAATTAACATACGATATTCCACTTTTTACAGGATTTAAATTATCAAATCAAAAGGATATTTTAAAACTTCAAGAACAAGCAAATAGCATAAAATATAATCTTGATAAAAAAGAGCTAGAGTTTGAGGTTTTAAAAGCTTACAATAGTGCTGTTGTTGCAAAAGATTTTGTCAAAGCCTTAGAAAAAGCAAAAGAGTCTGTTTTATTTATGAAAAATGGAGCAATTGCTTTTCATAAAGAGGGACTTGTAACAAAAATAGATGTAAATGAAGCAAAAGTTTATGAATCAAATATAAATTCTCAACTACTTGAAGCTAAAAATAACTTTCAACTAGCTCTTGCATATCTAGGTTTTTTAAGTTCTTATGATTCAATCACTGATGTTGAAAATCTTGAAAATATCTATTTTAAATTTCCAAATGAAAAAGAGCTTTATGAGCAAGCTTTAAAAAATAGAGATGAAATAAAAATGCAAAACATTCAAGTAGATGCTAGTAAAAAAAATATTGATATTGCAAAAGCAGCTTATTATCCTACTGTTTTTTCAAGATTAGAGTATGGATTTAATGATGATACTTTAACTCTATCACAAGATAAAGACTATTATATGGCTATGGTTGGTATAACAATAACTCTATTTGATAATACAAGAAATATTGAAAAACAAAAAAGTAAAATAGAGTATGCAAAAGCCACATTAAATCAAGAAAAATTAAAAGATGCAATAAAACTAGAGCTTAAAAAAGCAGTTTTAAACCTAGAAACAAAAGAGAAAATTTTACTTGAAAAAATGCAAGCTAAAAATCTAGCAAATGATATTTTAGAGCAAGCAAAATTACAATATAAAAACCAACTAATTTCAATGACAACCCTACTTCAACAAGAAGCAAACTTTAGAAAAAATGAAGCTTTATTAATAGAAGCTAGATATGAAAAATCTCTTGCTTTAGCTTCACTAAATCTTGTTTTAGGAAAAAATATTAAAGAGGAAAAAAACTAA
- the fliP gene encoding flagellar type III secretion system pore protein FliP (The bacterial flagellar biogenesis protein FliP forms a type III secretion system (T3SS)-type pore required for flagellar assembly.): MKIIVTLLLLSIFAFAEDTAPIVNLSVSGINEPAQFVKTINIAIILTLMALAPTLILMVTSFTRIIIVFSLLRQAMGLQQTPPTQIVISLSLILTIFIMEPYGKKSWEDGIKPYMDEKIGYEVAFERGIKPFKEFMIKNTREDDLALFYRIKKEPNPKNIDAVPLTLLMPAFIVSELRTAFEIGFLIFLPFLVIDIIVASILMSLGMMMLPPVMISLPIKIIFFIVIDGWQLIIGNLAQSFK; the protein is encoded by the coding sequence TTGAAAATTATAGTTACCTTATTACTTTTATCTATTTTTGCATTTGCAGAAGATACAGCACCAATAGTAAACTTGTCTGTTTCTGGAATTAACGAACCTGCACAATTTGTAAAAACTATAAATATAGCTATAATTTTAACATTAATGGCATTAGCACCTACGCTAATACTAATGGTTACTTCATTTACAAGAATTATAATAGTATTCTCACTTCTAAGACAAGCAATGGGATTACAACAAACTCCTCCTACTCAAATAGTAATATCTTTATCATTAATCTTAACAATCTTTATCATGGAACCTTATGGAAAGAAATCATGGGAAGATGGTATTAAACCATATATGGATGAAAAAATTGGTTATGAAGTTGCCTTTGAAAGAGGTATAAAACCTTTTAAAGAATTTATGATAAAAAATACAAGAGAAGATGATTTAGCACTTTTTTATAGAATAAAAAAAGAACCTAATCCTAAAAATATAGACGCTGTTCCATTAACTCTTTTAATGCCAGCATTTATAGTAAGTGAACTAAGAACTGCTTTTGAAATAGGATTTTTAATCTTTTTACCATTTTTAGTTATAGATATAATTGTGGCTTCAATTTTAATGAGTCTAGGGATGATGATGCTTCCACCTGTTATGATATCCCTACCCATAAAAATTATCTTTTTTATAGTAATTGATGGCTGGCAATTAATAATTGGTAATCTGGCCCAAAGCTTTAAATAA
- the mrdA gene encoding penicillin-binding protein 2 yields MKIRLIIIFLVIFTIVITLLSRVYFLSIKSNTYYEELSKNNYINRVNKIPIRGIIEDRNGEKLAINEMGFTILIKPHLSSYKYKEQLENIIDLIVKHFPKYEKEKLLKEYKKADSSYNHDFIEIIDYIPYDEFFSKYTILASKEDIKIESSTKRYYPQKEVASHIIGYVGKASKIDILNNELSSFNGIIGKNGLEKYYNTKLQGEMGYKDVKVNALNKEIEILDEKEPSIDNNIKITLDINLQKYIQEIFTGKSGAVIVMDAKNGEILSAASFPEFDNNIFARGISVKEWNDMRNDFNHPFTNKIINGLYPPGSVIKMGVALSFLENNIKDNFNVNCSGSITIGNRNFRCWKSTGHGNVGFRKAIAESCDDFFYKGSLKIGINKISSTLDKLGFGQQTGVDQINEFFGVNPNKEWKEKKYNQPWYVGETVISSIGQGNVLVTPLQIARYTSYIATGKLPKPHFYKATYEEPKELDIPLEYLDVLRKGMYDVSYAAKGTASKHINSKITIASKTGTAQVVSIPQSEKVRMKESELQYYQRSHAWITTYAPFKNPQYVVTVIEEHGGHGGEAAGDIASKIYDRLYELGYITSEE; encoded by the coding sequence TTGAAAATAAGATTAATTATAATTTTTCTTGTAATTTTTACAATTGTTATTACTTTACTTTCAAGAGTATATTTTTTAAGTATAAAATCAAACACATATTATGAAGAATTATCAAAAAATAATTATATAAACAGAGTTAATAAAATACCAATTCGTGGAATCATAGAAGATAGAAATGGTGAAAAACTAGCAATTAATGAAATGGGTTTTACTATTTTAATAAAACCTCATTTAAGCTCATACAAATATAAAGAGCAATTAGAAAATATTATTGATTTAATAGTAAAACATTTTCCAAAATATGAAAAAGAAAAACTATTGAAAGAGTATAAAAAAGCTGATTCTTCTTATAATCATGATTTCATTGAAATAATTGATTATATTCCTTATGATGAATTTTTCTCAAAATATACAATCTTAGCATCTAAGGAAGATATCAAAATTGAATCTTCAACAAAAAGATATTATCCACAAAAAGAAGTAGCTTCTCATATAATTGGATATGTAGGAAAAGCTTCTAAAATTGATATTTTGAATAATGAGTTATCTTCATTTAATGGAATAATTGGTAAAAATGGTTTAGAAAAGTACTATAACACCAAGCTTCAAGGGGAAATGGGTTATAAAGATGTAAAAGTAAATGCTTTAAATAAAGAGATTGAAATTTTAGATGAAAAAGAACCATCAATAGATAATAACATCAAAATCACTTTAGACATAAATCTTCAAAAATATATTCAAGAAATTTTTACTGGAAAAAGTGGAGCTGTTATTGTGATGGATGCAAAAAATGGTGAAATATTATCTGCTGCATCATTTCCTGAGTTTGATAATAATATTTTTGCACGTGGAATTTCAGTAAAAGAATGGAATGATATGAGAAACGATTTTAATCATCCATTTACAAATAAAATAATAAATGGACTTTATCCTCCTGGATCTGTTATAAAAATGGGTGTTGCTTTATCATTTTTAGAAAACAATATAAAAGACAACTTTAATGTAAACTGCTCAGGATCTATTACAATTGGAAATAGAAATTTTAGATGTTGGAAATCAACAGGACATGGAAATGTTGGATTTAGAAAAGCAATTGCTGAAAGTTGTGATGATTTCTTTTATAAGGGGAGTTTAAAAATTGGTATCAATAAAATATCTAGCACCCTTGATAAGTTAGGATTTGGTCAACAAACTGGTGTTGATCAAATTAATGAATTTTTTGGAGTAAATCCAAATAAAGAATGGAAAGAAAAGAAATATAATCAACCTTGGTATGTAGGTGAAACAGTAATTTCATCAATCGGGCAAGGAAATGTATTAGTAACACCTTTACAAATTGCTAGATATACAAGTTATATAGCAACAGGGAAACTTCCTAAACCACACTTTTATAAAGCAACATATGAAGAGCCCAAAGAATTAGATATACCACTTGAGTATTTAGATGTGCTAAGAAAAGGAATGTATGATGTTTCATATGCAGCAAAAGGAACAGCTAGTAAACATATCAATTCTAAAATTACAATTGCTTCAAAAACAGGAACAGCGCAAGTTGTATCTATTCCTCAATCTGAAAAAGTAAGAATGAAAGAGAGTGAGTTACAATATTATCAAAGATCTCATGCATGGATAACAACTTATGCTCCTTTTAAAAATCCACAATATGTTGTAACAGTTATAGAAGAACATGGTGGACATGGTGGAGAAGCAGCAGGAGATATTGCTAGTAAAATCTATGACAGATTATATGAATTAGGTTATATTACAAGTGAAGAGTAA
- a CDS encoding EscU/YscU/HrcU family type III secretion system export apparatus switch protein — MEKNITQKAIALKYDIEKDNAPKITAKGKGETASNIIKIAKEHDIPIKEDADLIELLSQIDIDKEIPGSMYKAVAEIFSFIYDLSNNKKDIDSKLKEKTTNSLINKF; from the coding sequence ATGGAAAAGAATATAACACAAAAAGCAATTGCCTTAAAATATGATATTGAAAAAGACAATGCACCAAAAATCACTGCAAAAGGTAAAGGTGAAACAGCTTCAAATATTATAAAAATTGCAAAAGAGCATGATATACCAATAAAAGAAGATGCAGATTTAATAGAACTTCTATCACAAATTGATATAGATAAAGAGATTCCAGGATCTATGTATAAAGCTGTGGCTGAAATATTTTCTTTTATCTATGATTTATCAAATAATAAAAAAGATATTGATAGTAAACTCAAAGAGAAAACAACAAATTCCCTTATAAATAAGTTTTGA
- a CDS encoding flagellar hook-length control protein FliK: MIYFCMLVSNNTSLNILLPNDNKALKEVLKEADSKSLDQMLKNNSTSVKDVIKELFDGLKSGTKSNATIENVLKNSTVFKEMGNVSSNLSTLMDDISQDENLQKFKPQIESFLKNIKDMDASTLKEQISKSGVFLESKMTQTPNAKIENILNQIQNLVKNVDTTQAKQVNELLTKTFQSSNTTELSSNLKTLTSSLQNLSNTLNTSQTQNLSTLTNQLKEFISNGALLESKVENNTANLNPQNKETITAQTKDLLTQIKNDLIQNPSSINKDTLSQVQNLVKNMDMPEAKQINEVIAKIIQNPSSSDTSSNLRTLTSSLENLTNSLSTSQTQNKEAINAQTKDLLTQIKNELVQNPSIASKNTLTLIDNLLKMDNLFVKGENIQNILNQNNISTFSNNFSSNLSPLLTNLKESLETLNPNSTTVQTHISKLVENVENLIKDLAYPKAQSSNISDDMKSILLQIQDEVSSKTDPKSQDLARQVDKLLTQIDYHQLASITSNSNNVYLPFFWEMLDEGNISMKKTDEDKFYCQINLTLKDFGKVDLMLAMYDKNKIDLTIYAQREHFKTAIRDNMQSLKVALNSVDLIPVNIKLLDLKEEQVEKKDPAQTYMENSYSQTISSSIDIRA, from the coding sequence ATGATATACTTTTGTATGTTAGTTTCAAATAATACATCATTAAATATACTATTGCCAAATGATAACAAAGCTTTAAAAGAGGTTTTAAAAGAAGCCGATTCAAAAAGCTTAGATCAAATGCTAAAAAATAATTCTACTTCTGTAAAAGATGTTATAAAAGAATTGTTTGATGGCTTAAAAAGTGGAACGAAATCAAATGCAACAATAGAGAATGTCCTAAAGAACTCTACTGTTTTTAAAGAAATGGGAAATGTATCAAGTAATCTTAGTACTTTAATGGATGATATTTCACAGGATGAAAATTTACAAAAATTTAAACCTCAAATAGAAAGCTTCTTAAAAAATATTAAAGATATGGATGCAAGTACTTTAAAAGAACAAATAAGTAAATCAGGTGTTTTTTTAGAATCAAAAATGACTCAAACTCCTAATGCAAAAATTGAAAATATTTTAAATCAAATACAAAATTTAGTAAAAAATGTTGATACCACACAAGCAAAGCAAGTAAATGAATTACTTACAAAAACTTTCCAAAGCTCAAATACCACTGAATTGTCAAGTAATTTAAAAACACTTACCTCTTCTTTACAAAATTTAAGTAATACTTTAAATACATCCCAAACACAAAATTTATCAACACTTACAAATCAATTAAAAGAGTTTATAAGTAATGGTGCTTTACTTGAATCAAAAGTAGAAAATAATACAGCAAATTTAAATCCACAAAATAAAGAAACAATAACTGCTCAAACAAAAGATTTACTAACTCAAATAAAAAATGATTTAATACAAAATCCAAGTTCAATAAATAAAGATACACTAAGTCAAGTACAAAATCTAGTAAAAAACATGGATATGCCAGAAGCAAAACAGATAAATGAAGTTATAGCAAAAATTATTCAAAATCCAAGTAGTAGCGATACTTCAAGTAATTTAAGAACTCTTACTTCATCTTTAGAAAATTTAACTAATTCTTTAAGTACATCTCAAACTCAAAATAAAGAAGCAATAAATGCACAAACAAAAGATTTATTAACTCAAATAAAAAATGAACTAGTTCAAAATCCAAGTATTGCAAGTAAGAATACGCTTACATTGATTGATAACTTATTAAAAATGGATAATTTATTTGTTAAAGGTGAAAATATACAAAATATATTAAATCAAAATAATATAAGTACTTTTTCAAATAATTTCTCATCAAATCTAAGCCCTTTATTAACCAATCTAAAAGAAAGTCTTGAAACCTTAAACCCAAATAGCACTACAGTACAAACTCATATTTCAAAACTAGTTGAAAATGTAGAAAATCTAATAAAAGATTTAGCATATCCAAAAGCTCAATCAAGTAATATTTCAGATGATATGAAGTCTATTTTACTACAAATACAAGATGAAGTTAGTTCTAAAACTGATCCAAAATCACAAGATTTAGCAAGACAAGTGGATAAATTATTAACTCAAATAGATTATCATCAATTAGCCTCAATAACTTCTAACTCAAATAATGTATATTTACCATTTTTTTGGGAAATGCTTGATGAGGGTAATATCTCCATGAAAAAAACTGATGAAGATAAGTTTTATTGTCAAATAAATTTAACCCTAAAAGATTTTGGAAAAGTTGATTTAATGCTTGCAATGTATGATAAAAATAAAATTGATTTAACAATCTATGCTCAAAGAGAACATTTTAAAACAGCTATTAGAGATAATATGCAATCATTAAAAGTTGCTTTAAATAGTGTAGACCTAATTCCTGTGAATATTAAGCTTTTAGATTTAAAAGAAGAACAAGTAGAGAAAAAAGATCCAGCTCAAACTTATATGGAAAACAGCTATTCACAAACAATAAGTTCAAGTATTGATATAAGGGCATAA
- a CDS encoding gluconate 2-dehydrogenase subunit 3 family protein yields MKRRKFIKFTTITALLFYSNIVIAREFSKDSLLILDEVLNIIFPKTNTMPSAKEFEALNYLVKNISHKSFDNDDKVLIIDGTKDFQSSFPEFLSLDKEEKKELIFSIIKKSQYAKSWISKLSYYGIEAMFSDPLYGGNSNQRGWLSVNHNIGYPRPIKLYGEKI; encoded by the coding sequence ATGAAAAGAAGAAAATTTATAAAATTCACCACTATTACTGCTTTATTGTTCTACTCAAATATTGTTATTGCGAGGGAATTCTCAAAAGATTCATTATTGATTTTAGATGAAGTTTTAAATATTATATTTCCAAAAACAAATACAATGCCTAGTGCAAAAGAGTTTGAAGCTTTAAATTATTTAGTTAAAAATATTTCCCATAAAAGTTTTGATAATGATGATAAGGTTTTAATAATTGATGGAACAAAAGATTTTCAAAGTAGTTTTCCAGAATTTTTGAGTTTAGATAAAGAAGAAAAAAAAGAACTTATTTTTTCAATAATAAAAAAGAGTCAATATGCTAAATCATGGATTTCAAAACTTTCATATTATGGAATAGAAGCTATGTTTAGTGATCCTTTATATGGTGGAAACTCTAATCAAAGAGGATGGCTTAGTGTTAATCATAATATTGGATATCCAAGGCCAATAAAGCTTTATGGAGAAAAAATATGA
- a CDS encoding GMC family oxidoreductase, giving the protein MIYDVCVIGSGAGAGPIIYELSRNGLSICVLEKGDIYNEKDFSKDEIAVVRRPIYTPSLKDEYHTIEEFVEGSWQKFPTYETAWSFWNGNLLGGSSNFMSGYFHRLKPNDFKLASTYGIAQNSNIVDWPISYDDMEKYYEKVERIVGVSGEVQEYEFVEPRSTKDFPYAPLQENKIVELIDKACRELNYKTIKTPRAILSRQKEHRNPCYYSNYCGSYACSSAAKGSSRASLIKDALVTNNVKIIPNAFVIKLNTSKDKKIESAIYLTKDGSKKEIKAKLFVIAAQAVETSRLLLNSKDENFPKGLANNSGNVGKNFLSSSGGIVSATFDESNLPLKDLLASGLFVNRSIMDWYYSEKFKGGTIDILFEHANPIRRASFLRYDENDELVIGEKLQNSIFERLTKTRTLNMELFLDWTPNDNSFISVDEKYKDKYGIPVANIRIGSHEQDLKAANFLKEKALKVFEKMGGKDIVSIISALPSSNLQAGGCRFGDNPKTSVLNKYCQSHEVSNLFVTDGSFMPTGGSVPFTWTIYANSFRVADYIKENFENIII; this is encoded by the coding sequence ATGATTTATGATGTCTGTGTTATTGGAAGTGGAGCAGGGGCTGGCCCTATTATTTATGAACTCAGTCGAAATGGTTTGAGTATTTGCGTTCTAGAAAAAGGTGATATTTACAATGAAAAAGATTTTTCAAAAGATGAAATAGCTGTTGTCAGGCGTCCAATTTACACTCCAAGTTTAAAAGATGAATATCACACTATTGAAGAGTTTGTCGAGGGTTCATGGCAAAAGTTTCCAACATATGAAACAGCTTGGAGTTTTTGGAATGGGAATCTTCTTGGAGGTTCTTCAAACTTTATGAGTGGATATTTTCACAGACTTAAACCAAATGATTTTAAACTTGCATCTACCTATGGAATTGCTCAAAATTCTAATATTGTTGATTGGCCTATAAGTTATGATGATATGGAAAAATACTATGAAAAAGTTGAAAGAATTGTAGGCGTTTCAGGTGAAGTTCAAGAATATGAATTTGTGGAGCCACGAAGTACAAAAGATTTTCCATATGCACCATTACAAGAGAATAAAATAGTAGAATTAATAGATAAAGCTTGTCGTGAGTTAAATTATAAAACAATAAAAACACCAAGGGCAATACTCTCAAGGCAAAAAGAGCATAGAAATCCTTGTTATTATTCCAATTATTGTGGTTCATATGCATGTTCAAGTGCTGCAAAAGGAAGCTCAAGAGCTTCATTAATAAAAGATGCACTAGTAACAAATAACGTAAAAATAATTCCAAATGCCTTTGTAATAAAATTAAATACTTCAAAAGATAAAAAAATTGAATCGGCTATTTATTTAACAAAAGATGGAAGTAAAAAAGAGATAAAAGCAAAGCTTTTTGTAATTGCTGCTCAAGCAGTTGAAACATCAAGACTTTTATTAAATTCAAAAGATGAAAACTTTCCCAAAGGCCTTGCAAATAATAGTGGAAATGTAGGAAAAAACTTTCTATCAAGTAGTGGTGGAATAGTAAGTGCTACCTTTGATGAGTCAAATTTACCTTTAAAAGATTTATTAGCTTCAGGACTTTTTGTAAATAGATCAATTATGGATTGGTATTACAGCGAAAAATTTAAAGGTGGAACTATTGATATACTTTTTGAACACGCAAATCCCATAAGAAGAGCATCCTTTTTAAGATATGATGAAAATGATGAATTAGTTATTGGTGAGAAATTACAAAATAGTATATTTGAAAGACTTACTAAAACTAGAACTTTAAATATGGAGTTGTTTTTAGATTGGACACCAAATGACAACTCCTTTATAAGTGTAGATGAAAAATATAAAGATAAGTATGGAATCCCTGTAGCAAATATAAGAATTGGAAGCCATGAACAAGATCTTAAAGCTGCAAACTTTTTAAAAGAGAAAGCTCTAAAAGTATTTGAAAAGATGGGTGGTAAAGATATAGTTTCTATTATTTCAGCACTTCCATCTTCAAACCTACAAGCAGGTGGTTGTAGATTTGGAGATAATCCTAAAACTTCAGTTTTAAATAAGTATTGCCAATCACATGAAGTTTCAAATCTTTTTGTAACAGATGGAAGTTTTATGCCAACGGGTGGAAGTGTACCTTTTACTTGGACTATATATGCAAATTCTTTTAGAGTGGCTGATTACATAAAAGAAAATTTTGAAAATATAATTATTTAA